From the genome of Vicia villosa cultivar HV-30 ecotype Madison, WI linkage group LG2, Vvil1.0, whole genome shotgun sequence, one region includes:
- the LOC131650216 gene encoding uncharacterized protein LOC131650216 yields the protein MKKFLLERGLRPRSDFAKAVGIETPGTLDEFFLKAQAYIQYEEKEAAHAIRNSRHEESSKNARQDESRRGTDKKKDDKTRDPKDYKAPAGKFREYTRLNASRERILNECANAEFQTGKVRFPKSMPTQPNVNKSKFCRFHKGHRHNTEDCIHLKDAIEILIREGHLKQYAKKQEATREAKPVTEEKPAEDTPAMQVAMSITRPEDFYLPDWANAATTYSSHSTWKRLPSAMVISGGGFSKLAVGSVKRKFEELISANANVTSTFDHAKGSPSSISFYKEELPGGAPNATIPPLIRARMANFDVRRILVDQGSSVDIMYSQLFKTLQLNDSHLTPYVGSDC from the coding sequence ATGAAGAAATTCTTACTCGAGCGTGGCCTCCGACCACGTTCAGACTTCGCTAAAGCCGTCGGCATTGAAACTCCAGGCACTCTTGACGAATTCTTCCTCAAAGCCCAAGCCTACATTCAATATGAGGAGAAAGAAGCTGCCCACGCCATCCGCAATTCCAGGCACGAAGAGAGCAGTAAAAACGCGCGCCAAGATGAGTCTCGCCGGGGAACCGATAAAAAGAAAGATGATAAAACTCGAGACCCCAAGGACTACAAAGCCCCTGCGGGGAAATTCCGAGAGTACACCCGGCTGAACGCCTCAAGGGAGCGCATCTTGAACGAATGCGCGAACGCTGAGTTTCAGACGGGCAAGGTTCGATTCCCTAAGAGCATGCCCACCCAGCCAAACGTTAATAAATCAAAATTCTGCAGATTCCACAAAGGCCACAGGCACAACACTGAGGATTGCATCCATCTTAAGGATGCCATAGAGATATTAATCAGGGAGGGACATCTGAAACAGTATGCGAAGAAGCAGGAGGCCACTAGAGAAGCTAAACCAGTCACAGAGGAAAAACCGGCGGAAGATACGCCCGCCATGCAAGTAGCCATGAGCATTACCAGGCCGGAAGATTTTTACCTCCCTGACTGGGCCAACGCAGCAACCACCTATTCCTCCCATAGCACATGGAAAAGGCTCCCGTCCGCAATGGTTATATCGGGCGGGGGTTTCAGCAAACTGGCCGTCGGATCCGTAAAACGCAAGTTTGAGGAGCTAATCTCGGCCAACGCAAACGTAACCTCGACCTTCGACCACGCCAAAGGTAGTCCCTCCTCAATATCTTTCTATAAAGAAGAGTTACCCGGAGGAGCACCTAACGCGACCATCCCTCCCCTCATCCGAGCTCGGATGGCTAATTTTGACGTGCGACGAATATTGGTCGACCAGGGAAGTTCagtggacatcatgtactcccaattGTTCAAAACGTTGCAGCTGAACGACAGTCACCTTACACCATACGTAGGATCTgactgttag
- the LOC131650215 gene encoding uncharacterized protein LOC131650215: MAKTDKKYTAFMTESGNYYYNVMPFELKNTGATYQRMMNKVFQAEIGDMLEVYMDDMIVKSQRETDHAAHLKKVFEQAQKCKMRFNPEKCTFGVRAGKFLGFYLTERGIEANPDKCRAFSDLPTPNSKKSIQTLNGMLTSLSRFVAKSAQHALPLFKLLHKETTFEWTEECERALSHLKRTLSSPPVLCRPEAGEILYIYLTVATEAVSAALIRETSEGQKPIYFTSKELQGPEIRYQQIENVGLALITAARRLRHYFLAHTIVVRTEQPVKQLLTRPDMAEIMLRCSLELAEFDIKYEGRKALKAQVLADFVAEMAFPETTNNNARRWTLYVDGDSSSTGSGAGIILENGEGTLIEVSLSLSFPTSNNQTEYEALLAGLRLANDLEVEDIEVFTDSQLVASHISGEYQVKSEALAEYLALVKERLARFRSAKVKHIPREHNARADVLSKLASTRKKGGNKSVIHEILPKPSIETSYSLSLVSAIGDASCWMTPVYNYLTSDLLPTDPKEASTIRRRASSYVLVENRLYRRGSSIPLLKCVDKGIVLHILREIYEGINSQHLGGRSLARKALRAGYYWPTMQDDAKEYVKKCDKCQRFGDIHIVPPNELKSLSSPWPFAWWGMDLLGPFVTGSNQNKYLIVAVDYFTKWIEAEPLAKITSLNLETQVRHGTCRAPINITIRQKPALLIEQTSCPSGGPNTEHPRRKQVP; encoded by the exons ATGGCTAAAACTGATAAGAAATATacggccttcatgaccgaatcgggcaactattactacaatgtAATGCCTTTCGAACTGAAAAACACCGGCGCGACATACCAGCGCATGATGAACAAAGTCTTTCAAGCAGAGATAGGCGATATGCTTGAAGTatatatggacgatatgatcgttaAGTCCCAACGGGAAACCGATCACGCCGCTCACCTTAAAAAGGTTTTCGAGCAGGCCCAGAAGTGTAAAATGAGATTCAATCCAGAAAAATGCACATTCGGCGTCCGCGCAGGAAAATTCCTTGGCTTTTACCTAACAGAAAGAGGAatcgaagccaacccggataaatgcagGGCCTTCTCAGACTTGCCCactccaaattcaaaaaagtcAATCCAAACCTTGAACGGCATGCTCACATCACTATCCAGATTCGTGGCCAAATCTGCGCAGCATGCCCTGCCACTATTCAAACTCCTCCACAAAGAGACCACATTTGAATGGACGGAGGAGTGCGAGCGCGCCCTCTCCCATCTCAAGCGGACATTGTCTAGCCCACCAGTTTTATGTAGACCAGAAGCTGGAGAAATCTTATACATCTATCTCACCGTGGCCACAGAGGCCGTTAGCGCGGCCTTGATACGAGAAACCTCGGAAGGCCAGAAGCCCATTTACTTCACAAGCAAAGAACTCCAGGGCCCTGAGATCAGGTATCAACAGATCGAAAACGTCGGACTCGCGTTAATAACCGCAGCTCGAAGACTCAGACACTATTTCCTAGCACATACCATAGTCGTGCGAACCGAGCAACCCGTAAAACAATTACTCACACGCCCTGACATGGCCGAGATAATGCTCCGATGTTCGTTGGAACTTGCGGAGTTCGACATCAAATACGAGGGAAGAAAAGCCCTTAAAGCACAGGTCTTGGCAGATTTCGTAGCCGAGATGGCCTTCCccgaaacaacaaacaacaacgcccGAAGGTGGACCTTATACGTGGACGGTGACTCAAGCTCGACCGGCAGCGGAGCAGGGATCATTCTTGAAAATGGAGAAGGAACCCTCATAGAGGTATCCCTTTCGCTATCATTCCCAACATCCAACAACCAAACAGAATATGAGGCCCTGCTAGCCGGGTTGCGCCTCGCAAACGACTTAGAAGTCGAAGATATTGAGGTGTTCACCGATTCTCAACTGGTCGCATCCCACATCTCGGGCGAATATCAAGTTAAAAGCGAAGCCCTCGCCGAATACCTAGCCCTCGTGAAAGAAAGACTGGCCCGATTCAGGAGCGCCAAAGTAAAACACATCCCAAGGGAACACAACGCTCGAGCAGACGTCCTATCAAAACTAGCGAGCACAAGAAAGAAGGGAGGTAACAAATCCGTAATCCATGAGATATTACCAAAACCCAGTATCGAGACCTCATATTCCCTCTCACTCGTAAGCGCAATTGGGGACGCGTCCTGCTGGATGACCCCCGTATACAATTACTTAACAAGTGACCTCTTGCCCACCGATCCTAAAGAGGCTTCCACTATCCGACGACGAGCTAGCTCGTACGTCTTAGTCGAAAATCGCCTCTACCGACGAGGATCTTCCATACCTCTCCTCAAATGTGTAGACAAGGGCATAGTCCTCCACATACTCCGAGAAATATACGAAGGAATCAATTCCCAACATCTAGGAGGAAGATCACTCGCTCGGAAGGCCCTCCGAGCAGGCTACTATTGGCCAACAATGCAGGACGACGCCAAAGAGTATGTtaagaaatgcgacaaatgccaacgTTTTGGGGACATCCACATCGTGCCCCCCAACGAACTCAAATCATTATCATCTCCCTGGCCATTCGCGTGGTGGGGGATGGATCTCCTCGGTCCGTTCGTGACCGGAAGCAATCAGAACAAGTATCTCATAGTTGCGGtcgactattttaccaaatggatcGAGGCCGAGCCACTAGCCAAAATCACATCCTTAAAT TTAGAAACACAGGTGCGGCATGGTACGTGCCGAGCACCTATCAATATTACAATACGACAGAAGCCCGCTCTATTAATCGAACAGACTTCTTGTCCTTCGGGGGGCCCGAACACCGAGCATCCCCGTCGTAAACAAGTACCATGA